A window from Flavobacterium sp. 83 encodes these proteins:
- the pcaC gene encoding 4-carboxymuconolactone decarboxylase — MVGESTFEKGMHVRRTVLGDTHVNKANENINELNGEFQNFISNYAWGEIWTRPGLSKHNRSLITIAMLIALNRKAELQMHIKAAFNNGVSKEEIKEVIMQSALYCGLPAANEAIHTTEEVFRENKK, encoded by the coding sequence AAGTACTTTCGAAAAAGGAATGCACGTAAGACGAACTGTTTTGGGTGATACTCATGTCAATAAAGCGAATGAAAATATAAATGAATTAAATGGAGAATTTCAAAATTTTATCTCCAATTATGCTTGGGGCGAAATTTGGACTCGACCGGGATTATCAAAACACAATCGAAGCCTGATTACCATTGCCATGCTAATTGCCTTAAACCGAAAAGCAGAATTACAAATGCACATCAAAGCGGCTTTTAATAATGGAGTTTCCAAGGAGGAAATCAAAGAAGTTATCATGCAATCCGCTTTGTATTGTGGTTTACCTGCTGCCAACGAAGCGATTCATACCACTGAAGAGGTATTTAGAGAAAATAAAAAATAA